Genomic DNA from Shouchella patagoniensis:
ATATGGATTAAAAATATGTGCATGTCTTGGACTTTTAAAGCCCGGGCAAGCAGAACGGCTAAAAGAAGCCGGGGTAAATCGTTATAATCATAATATTAATACTTCAAAAAATAACCATCCAAACATAACGACTTCACATACATACGCTGATCGAGTTAATACGGTGGAAGTTGCGAAAAAAACCGGAATGTCTCCATGTTCAGGTGTTATTGTAGGGATGAAAGAAACCATGCAAGATGTGGTTGATATGGCAAACAGTTTAAGGATACTTGATGCAGATTCAATACCAGTAAATTTTTTACATGCTATTGATGGCACACCATTAGAAAACGTAAAAGAATTAAATCCGCTTTACTGCTTAAAAATCCTAGCTTTATTTCGTTTCATCAATCCAACAAAAGAAATCCGAATTTCAGGTGGACGCGAGGTGAATCTTCGTTCATTACAGCCACTCGGCTTATATGCTGCTAATTCAATCTTTGTCGGGGACTATTTAACAACGTCAGGTCAAAAAGAAACAGAGGATCACAAAATGTTGCTTGACTTAGGGTTTGAAGTTGAGTCGGTGGAAGAAATGAAGGCTAGTTTGGTCCATGATGAAAACAAGTTGAAGTATAACTCATGACACTTAAACTGTACACGTCCGTTTTCATCCACGGTGTTTTTAAGAAATCTTATTTTTTTATGATAAATTGTGCTTTGTTACTTACTATATAGGAGAAATATCCAGTAGGGGACAAGGGGAGGACGATCCGGTATACACCGGATCGTGCCTCTTTTATATGAACCTTTTTTGTAAGGCACGATACTATGGGAGCTCCTAGTGGGCTTTTTTTCGATAAACTAGTCCAAGAATCATCGCTGGTACGGTACAAACAATCATTCCGAGAAAAGCATACGCTGGTTTGATATCAAACAGAAAGCCACCATATAACGTAAAAATCGCCGTGCTCCAACTTAGGGCGACCGCAGAATAGAGCCCTTGTACTTTTGGAATCTCGTTTTGCGGGATGTTTTGAATTAAGTATTTCATAAAAGCATAATGAGCCATCGCAAA
This window encodes:
- the bioB gene encoding biotin synthase BioB, which translates into the protein MNQWMELAYRVLDGEEVTNQEALSILKCPDDDVLLLMHATFQIRKFYYGKKVKLNMIMNAKSGLCPENCGYCSQSAISKAAIDSYRFVTKDTILAGAKRAHELNIGTYCIVASGRGPSNREVDQVVDAVTEIKHRYGLKICACLGLLKPGQAERLKEAGVNRYNHNINTSKNNHPNITTSHTYADRVNTVEVAKKTGMSPCSGVIVGMKETMQDVVDMANSLRILDADSIPVNFLHAIDGTPLENVKELNPLYCLKILALFRFINPTKEIRISGGREVNLRSLQPLGLYAANSIFVGDYLTTSGQKETEDHKMLLDLGFEVESVEEMKASLVHDENKLKYNS